In the Nicotiana tabacum cultivar K326 chromosome 16, ASM71507v2, whole genome shotgun sequence genome, one interval contains:
- the LOC107811602 gene encoding putative mitochondrial protein AtMg00860 — MDEFVVVYLDDIVVCGQTLEEHLEHLRKVLVRLREHELYTKLSKCFFTQKRIDFLGHVIKEGKIKMDQQKIQVITDWMPPKDIHVLRAFLGVCNFYRQFMKNYSLIAVLLTKLLKKVTTWDWGPKRAEAFNALKTAMSSCPVLALPNLAKPFEVQMDASDYALAEVLLQEGHLVAYEIRKLKYTERCYIAHEKELLVVVHCLRLWRHYLLGPRSWSRQTI, encoded by the coding sequence ATGGATGAATTCGTGGTAgtctacttggatgacattgtggtttGTGGCCAAACACTGGAAGAACACCTGGAGCACTTGCGAAAGGTCCTAGTccgattgcgggagcacgaaCTATATACAAAGCTATCCAAGTGCTTCTTTACTCAAAAGcgaattgacttcctcggacatgtcatcaaGGAAGGGAAGATCAAGATGGACCAACAGAAGATTCAAGTTATCACAGATTGGATGccgcctaaggatatccacgTCTTGAGGGCGTTCCTTGGCGTATGCAACTTCTATCGGCAATTTATGAAAAACTACTCCCTTATCGCAGTGTTATTGACAAAACTCCTCAAGAAGGTCACGACCTGGGATTGGGGACCTAAGCGAGCGGAGGCCTTCAATGCATTAAAAACGGCTATGTCTAGTTGCCCCGTCTTGGCCCTCCCTAatttggccaagccattcgaggTACAAATGGATGCATCCGACTATGCCCTTGCCGAAGTCTTACTACAAGAAGGGCATCTTGTAGCGTACGAGATTCGGAAGCTGAAGTATACAGAGCGATGCTATatcgcccatgagaaagaattattggttgtCGTCCATTGCCTACgcctttggaggcactatctgctaGGGCCCCGTTCATGGTCAAGACAGACAATATag